One genomic window of Caenorhabditis elegans chromosome I includes the following:
- the smrn-1 gene encoding Nipped-B-like protein B (Partially confirmed by transcript evidence), whose product MERTTTEGRNRWRWSGVELDRDHTHKISNHNGLRWNDGLEWNNRDQRTGWIKMADGRRRRRRRRRRMDRDGSGWIEVDRGGSGWIEVDRDGSGWIGMDGSGGSECMKGSGRNNDGNPKDRKTMLINEIARNGMEKRDSTL is encoded by the exons ATGGAACGAACGACGACGGAAGGAAGAAACCGGTGGCGATGGTCTGGAGTTGAATTGGATCGAGATCACACTCACAAGATCTCGAACCACAATGGATTGAGATGGAACGATGGACTCGAATGGAACAATCGGGATCAGCGGACAGGATGGATCAAGATGGCGGAtggacgacgacgacgacgacgacgacgacgaaggatggatcgggatggatcgggatggatcgagGTGGATCGAggtggatcgggatggatcgaggtggatcgggatggatcgggatggatcgggatggatggATCGGGAGGATCGGAATGTATGAAAGGATCGGGACGAAACAACGATGGAAATCCGAAAGATCGGAAAACG atgCTAATCAACGAGATCGCAAGGAACGGAATGGAAAAGCGGGATTCTACACTTTAA
- the adr-1 gene encoding A-to-I RNA editing regulator adr-1 (Confirmed by transcript evidence), with amino-acid sequence MDQNPNYNFGYGQAYGSGTDHTSDSTNNYNWASQWSQPESAASLATHTFPQYVSQQQQQQQQQAQQQAQNTYAAMNPISTFMQQQQRAQTFPQKKYGQQGGAPKPSAIRNNNFGAFGGGHALSQEWVQPMSQNQMGGPQGNRFFNNQKGGPFNQNKPNWRQNKPKGPAAPKKFDSTGKSPAMLLHELFKDVSEEYTEVEGVPKKYCCTLKVNGRTFQMESVNKKAAKQKCSELVVRDLRPDVHVTPFEEGVAAKAAAPVKKEIDAASGNGQNNKRNLLQADAISNQPTPKKVSAVKKAKLQLTPVESALSLLDLMQKIIAESAEKYSPVFEASEVPKDPEIPEVEVKKEEVDTNGENVANEKKSGWRKNETMHNVTLKFVEQNKQYTKMGPSRGVLKDMVIREALRDLFNVSHADITTVARRHASNRLGHDTTILQCLNTICSILNCTLTIECEPAEDRPLGIGRAYFMAKCTIIDHNENDLKFEVKSSSLASKAMAKDWVAQETLKNYFAIDPSSCVKTDAVSSQGPCALLHAMLNKQTKQKCKIAYEFKDNVPPVAGQATTTFYCECVIDETDRYIGVGRSKKLAKSEAAMQALKKLFKIDYDPAGNYPLALTSRAMTESKVSPLCRHIAEFCKREYHQMTEYYQIPPSNLFAAFLLVNAQEEKRVLAMGSSIQYIVEPDTLSGANGTSLLHLDAIILARRAMLKAFIHELSTVDSECSIFEKKEEGKAALKPNLRLVLYSNYSPPCIHAVDDAATKKLSYVTPTNLTCVPDDVLTYEQIKETKSLRVHCTADKLFKWNTLGIQGALLSNVLHPIFIDNIFFGSEAPVSDESLSYALQGRLGPNENEREIIVESMPVQMRMHMGISHLWHRGVDSVETLDYNTGRTSKGSPSRVCKAEIFEAYRKLNGVDQAVVNYAKAKEMASEYQYEKKVFYEKLEAAGLGKWQTKPAELVDSFTLAAFD; translated from the exons ATGGATCAAAATCCTAACTACAACTTCGGTTATGGACAGGCCTATGGCTCTGGCACTGATCACACCAGCGATTCC accAATAATTACAACTGGGCAAGTCAATGGAGCCAACCAGAGTCCGCTGCCTCGCTGGCTACCCACACG ttcccaCAATATGTCAGccaacaacagcagcagcagcaacaacagGCTCAACAACAAGCTCAGAATACTTATGCAGCCATGAACCCAATTTCAACATTCATGCAACAACAACAGAGAGCACAAACCTTCCCACAGAag AAATACGGACAACAAGGCGGTGCTCCAAAACCATCTGCAATTCGTAACAACAATTTCGGTGCGTTTGGCGGAGGGCACGCTTTGAGTCAGGAGTGGGTGCAACCAATGTCGCAAAACCAAATGGGTGGCCCACAGGGAAATCGTTTTTTTAACAATCAAAAAGGCGGTCCATTCAACCAAAACAAACCAAATTGGAGG CAAAATAAGCCCAAGGGTCCAGCTGCTCCCAAAAAGTTTGATTCGACTGGGAAAAGCCCAGCGATGTTGCTTCATGAGCTGTTCAAGGATGTTTCTGAAGA gTACACTGAGGTTGAGGGCGTTCCGAAAAAGTATTGCTGCACATTGAAAGTAAACGGACGCACTTTTCAAATGGAATCAGTCAACAAGAAAGCAGCGAAACAAAAATGTTCGGAACTTGTTGTTCGCGATCTTCGTCCGGATGTTCATGTAACACCATTTGAAGAAGGTGTAGCAGCAAAAGCAGCGGCTCCAGTGAAAAAGGAAATCGATGCCGCTTCTGGAAATGGGCAGAACAACAAGAGAAAT TTGCTTCAGGCTGATGCTATTTCAAATCAACCGACACCGAAAAAGGTCTCCGCTGTTAAGAAAGCAAag CTCCAGTTGACACCTGTTGAATCTGCGCTTTCGTTGCTAGATctaatgcaaaaaataattgctgAGTCTGCCGAGAAGTATTCACCAGTTTTCGAAGCTTCGGAGGTTCCAAAAGATCCAGAGATTCCCGAAGTCGAagtcaaaaaagaagaagtggATACAAATGGAGAAAACGTTGCCAATGAAAAGAAGAGTGGTTGGCGCAAAAATGAGACCATGCATAATGTCACTTTGAAATTCGTGGAGCAAAATAAACAATATACAAAGATGGGACCAAGTCGTGGAGTTTTGAAAGATATGGTCATTCGTGAAGCTCTTCGTGACTTGTTCAACGTGTCACATGCCGACATCACCACTGTTGCCCGTAGACATGCAAGTAATCGTCTTGGACACGATACGACAATCCTTCAATGTCTCAATACcatttgctcaattttaaattgcacTCTTACTATTGAATGTGAGCCAGCAGAAGACAGACCACTTGGTATCGGAAGAGCATATTTCATGGCAAAATGCACAATTATTGATCACAATG agaatgatttgaaatttgaagtcaAGTCCTCATCACTCGCTTCCAAAGCAATGGCCAAAGACTGGGTCGCGCAAGAAAcactaaaaaactattttgcaATAGATCCATCTTCCTGTGTGAAAACAGATGCTGTCAGCAGTCAGGGACCGTGTGCTCTTCTCCACGCGATGCTCAACAAGCAGACGAAACAGAAGTGCAAGATTGCCTATGAATTCAAGGACAATGTACCTCCAGTTGCTGGACAGGCTACAACGACATTCTA ttgtgaATGCGTAATCGATGAAACCGATCGGTACATTGGCGTTGGTCGTTCGAAAAAACTGGCTAAAAGTGAAGCGGCAATGCAAGCTCTGAagaagcttttcaaaattgactATGATCCAGCCGGCAACTATCCACTTGCATTGACAAGTCGTGCTATGACCGAGTCAAAGGTTTCTCCATTATGCAGACATATCGCAGAATTTTGTAAGAGAGAATACCACCAGATGACTGAATACTATCAAATACCTCCCAGCAATTTGTTTGCTGc TTTCCTATTGGTCAATGCTCAAGAAGAGAAGCGTGTTCTTGCAATGGGTTCATCTATACAATATATAGTCGAACCAGATACTCTCAGTGGAGCCAATGGAACATCTCTACTTCATTTGGATGCTATTATTCTTGCCCGCAGAGCAATGTTGAAGGCATTTATCCATGAACTTAGCACCGTTGATTCAGaatgttcaattttcgagaaaaaggAAGAGGGAAAAGCTGCCTTAAAGCCGAATCTCCGGCTTGTTCTCTATTCCAACTACTCGCCACCATGCATTCATGCAGTCGATGATGCTGCAACTAAGAAGTTGTCATATGTAAC GCCAACAAATCTGACATGTGTACCAGACGATGTGCTTACCTACGAACAAATTAAGGAAACGAAGTCCCTTCGAGTTCATTGCACTGCGGATAAACTATTCAAATGGAACACTTTGGGAATTCAAGGCGCTCTCCTCTCCAATGTTCttcatccaattttcattgataACATCTTCTTCGGCTCAGAAGCTCCAGTCTCTGATGAATCACTCAGTTATGCTTTGCAAGGACGCCTTGGACCAAACGAAAATGAACGAGAGATCATTGTGGAGAGTATGCCTGTGCAAATGAGAATGCATATGGGCATATCTCATCTCTGGCACCGTGGAGTGGATTCTGTTGAAACTCTGGATTACAATACTGGACGCACTTCAAAGGGATCCCCATCGCGAGTTTGTAAAGCTGAAATCTTTGAGGCGTATCGTAAATTGAACGGAGTCGACCAGGCCGTTGTGAATTATGCGAAGGCGAAAGAGATGGCGTCTGAATACCAGTATGAGAAGAAAGTGTTCTATGAAAAG ctcgagGCTGCGGGACTCGGAAAATGGCAAACAAAACCAGCTGAGCTTGTTGACTCCTTCACTCTTGCTGCTTTCGATTAA
- the adr-1 gene encoding A-to-I RNA editing regulator adr-1 (Confirmed by transcript evidence), with protein MDQNPNYNFGYGQAYGSGTDHTSDSTNNYNWASQWSQPESAASLATHTFPQYVSQQQQQQQQQAQQQAQNTYAAMNPISTFMQQQQRAQTFPQKKYGQQGGAPKPSAIRNNNFAK; from the exons ATGGATCAAAATCCTAACTACAACTTCGGTTATGGACAGGCCTATGGCTCTGGCACTGATCACACCAGCGATTCC accAATAATTACAACTGGGCAAGTCAATGGAGCCAACCAGAGTCCGCTGCCTCGCTGGCTACCCACACG ttcccaCAATATGTCAGccaacaacagcagcagcagcaacaacagGCTCAACAACAAGCTCAGAATACTTATGCAGCCATGAACCCAATTTCAACATTCATGCAACAACAACAGAGAGCACAAACCTTCCCACAGAag AAATACGGACAACAAGGCGGTGCTCCAAAACCATCTGCAATTCGTAACAACAATTTCG CAAAATAA
- the adr-1 gene encoding A-to-I RNA editing regulator adr-1 (Confirmed by transcript evidence), which produces MDQNPNYNFGYGQAYGSGTDHTSDSTNNYNWASQWSQPESAASLATHTFPQYVSQQQQQQQQQAQQQAQNTYAAMNPISTFMQQQQRAQTFPQKQNKPKGPAAPKKFDSTGKSPAMLLHELFKDVSEEYTEVEGVPKKYCCTLKVNGRTFQMESVNKKAAKQKCSELVVRDLRPDVHVTPFEEGVAAKAAAPVKKEIDAASGNGQNNKRNADAISNQPTPKKVSAVKKAKLTPVESALSLLDLMQKIIAESAEKYSPVFEASEVPKDPEIPEVEVKKEEVDTNGENVANEKKSGWRKNETMHNVTLKFVEQNKQYTKMGPSRGVLKDMVIREALRDLFNVSHADITTVARRHASNRLGHDTTILQCLNTICSILNCTLTIECEPAEDRPLGIGRAYFMAKCTIIDHNENDLKFEVKSSSLASKAMAKDWVAQETLKNYFAIDPSSCVKTDAVSSQGPCALLHAMLNKQTKQKCKIAYEFKDNVPPVAGQATTTFYCECVIDETDRYIGVGRSKKLAKSEAAMQALKKLFKIDYDPAGNYPLALTSRAMTESKVSPLCRHIAEFCKREYHQMTEYYQIPPSNLFAAFLLVNAQEEKRVLAMGSSIQYIVEPDTLSGANGTSLLHLDAIILARRAMLKAFIHELSTVDSECSIFEKKEEGKAALKPNLRLVLYSNYSPPCIHAVDDAATKKLSYVTPTNLTCVPDDVLTYEQIKETKSLRVHCTADKLFKWNTLGIQGALLSNVLHPIFIDNIFFGSEAPVSDESLSYALQGRLGPNENEREIIVESMPVQMRMHMGISHLWHRGVDSVETLDYNTGRTSKGSPSRVCKAEIFEAYRKLNGVDQAVVNYAKAKEMASEYQYEKKVFYEKLEAAGLGKWQTKPAELVDSFTLAAFD; this is translated from the exons ATGGATCAAAATCCTAACTACAACTTCGGTTATGGACAGGCCTATGGCTCTGGCACTGATCACACCAGCGATTCC accAATAATTACAACTGGGCAAGTCAATGGAGCCAACCAGAGTCCGCTGCCTCGCTGGCTACCCACACG ttcccaCAATATGTCAGccaacaacagcagcagcagcaacaacagGCTCAACAACAAGCTCAGAATACTTATGCAGCCATGAACCCAATTTCAACATTCATGCAACAACAACAGAGAGCACAAACCTTCCCACAGAag CAAAATAAGCCCAAGGGTCCAGCTGCTCCCAAAAAGTTTGATTCGACTGGGAAAAGCCCAGCGATGTTGCTTCATGAGCTGTTCAAGGATGTTTCTGAAGA gTACACTGAGGTTGAGGGCGTTCCGAAAAAGTATTGCTGCACATTGAAAGTAAACGGACGCACTTTTCAAATGGAATCAGTCAACAAGAAAGCAGCGAAACAAAAATGTTCGGAACTTGTTGTTCGCGATCTTCGTCCGGATGTTCATGTAACACCATTTGAAGAAGGTGTAGCAGCAAAAGCAGCGGCTCCAGTGAAAAAGGAAATCGATGCCGCTTCTGGAAATGGGCAGAACAACAAGAGAAAT GCTGATGCTATTTCAAATCAACCGACACCGAAAAAGGTCTCCGCTGTTAAGAAAGCAAag TTGACACCTGTTGAATCTGCGCTTTCGTTGCTAGATctaatgcaaaaaataattgctgAGTCTGCCGAGAAGTATTCACCAGTTTTCGAAGCTTCGGAGGTTCCAAAAGATCCAGAGATTCCCGAAGTCGAagtcaaaaaagaagaagtggATACAAATGGAGAAAACGTTGCCAATGAAAAGAAGAGTGGTTGGCGCAAAAATGAGACCATGCATAATGTCACTTTGAAATTCGTGGAGCAAAATAAACAATATACAAAGATGGGACCAAGTCGTGGAGTTTTGAAAGATATGGTCATTCGTGAAGCTCTTCGTGACTTGTTCAACGTGTCACATGCCGACATCACCACTGTTGCCCGTAGACATGCAAGTAATCGTCTTGGACACGATACGACAATCCTTCAATGTCTCAATACcatttgctcaattttaaattgcacTCTTACTATTGAATGTGAGCCAGCAGAAGACAGACCACTTGGTATCGGAAGAGCATATTTCATGGCAAAATGCACAATTATTGATCACAATG agaatgatttgaaatttgaagtcaAGTCCTCATCACTCGCTTCCAAAGCAATGGCCAAAGACTGGGTCGCGCAAGAAAcactaaaaaactattttgcaATAGATCCATCTTCCTGTGTGAAAACAGATGCTGTCAGCAGTCAGGGACCGTGTGCTCTTCTCCACGCGATGCTCAACAAGCAGACGAAACAGAAGTGCAAGATTGCCTATGAATTCAAGGACAATGTACCTCCAGTTGCTGGACAGGCTACAACGACATTCTA ttgtgaATGCGTAATCGATGAAACCGATCGGTACATTGGCGTTGGTCGTTCGAAAAAACTGGCTAAAAGTGAAGCGGCAATGCAAGCTCTGAagaagcttttcaaaattgactATGATCCAGCCGGCAACTATCCACTTGCATTGACAAGTCGTGCTATGACCGAGTCAAAGGTTTCTCCATTATGCAGACATATCGCAGAATTTTGTAAGAGAGAATACCACCAGATGACTGAATACTATCAAATACCTCCCAGCAATTTGTTTGCTGc TTTCCTATTGGTCAATGCTCAAGAAGAGAAGCGTGTTCTTGCAATGGGTTCATCTATACAATATATAGTCGAACCAGATACTCTCAGTGGAGCCAATGGAACATCTCTACTTCATTTGGATGCTATTATTCTTGCCCGCAGAGCAATGTTGAAGGCATTTATCCATGAACTTAGCACCGTTGATTCAGaatgttcaattttcgagaaaaaggAAGAGGGAAAAGCTGCCTTAAAGCCGAATCTCCGGCTTGTTCTCTATTCCAACTACTCGCCACCATGCATTCATGCAGTCGATGATGCTGCAACTAAGAAGTTGTCATATGTAAC GCCAACAAATCTGACATGTGTACCAGACGATGTGCTTACCTACGAACAAATTAAGGAAACGAAGTCCCTTCGAGTTCATTGCACTGCGGATAAACTATTCAAATGGAACACTTTGGGAATTCAAGGCGCTCTCCTCTCCAATGTTCttcatccaattttcattgataACATCTTCTTCGGCTCAGAAGCTCCAGTCTCTGATGAATCACTCAGTTATGCTTTGCAAGGACGCCTTGGACCAAACGAAAATGAACGAGAGATCATTGTGGAGAGTATGCCTGTGCAAATGAGAATGCATATGGGCATATCTCATCTCTGGCACCGTGGAGTGGATTCTGTTGAAACTCTGGATTACAATACTGGACGCACTTCAAAGGGATCCCCATCGCGAGTTTGTAAAGCTGAAATCTTTGAGGCGTATCGTAAATTGAACGGAGTCGACCAGGCCGTTGTGAATTATGCGAAGGCGAAAGAGATGGCGTCTGAATACCAGTATGAGAAGAAAGTGTTCTATGAAAAG ctcgagGCTGCGGGACTCGGAAAATGGCAAACAAAACCAGCTGAGCTTGTTGACTCCTTCACTCTTGCTGCTTTCGATTAA
- the adr-1 gene encoding A-to-I RNA editing regulator adr-1 (Confirmed by transcript evidence) yields the protein MDQNPNYNFGYGQAYGSGTDHTSDSTNNYNWASQWSQPESAASLATHTFPQYVSQQQQQQQQQAQQQAQNTYAAMNPISTFMQQQQRAQTFPQKQNKPKGPAAPKKFDSTGKSPAMLLHELFKDVSEEYTEVEGVPKKYCCTLKVNGRTFQMESVNKKAAKQKCSELVVRDLRPDVHVTPFEEGVAAKAAAPVKKEIDAASGNGQNNKRNADAISNQPTPKKVSAVKKAKLTPVESALSLLDLMQKIIAESAEKYSPVFEASEVPKDPEIPEVEVKKEEVDTNGENVANEKKSGWRKNETMHNVTLKFVEQNKQYTKMGPSRGVLKDMVIREALRDLFNVSHADITTVARRHASNRLGHDTTILQCLNTICSILNCTLTIECEPAEDRPLGIGRAYFMAKCTIIDHNENDLKFEVKSSSLASKAMAKDWVAQETLKNYFAIDPSSCVKTDAVSSQGPCALLHAMLNKQTKQKCKIAYEFKDNVPPVAGQATTTFYCECVIDETDRYIGVGRSKKLAKSEAAMQALKKLFKIDYDPAGNYPLALTSRAMTESKVSPLCRHIAEFCKREYHQMTEYYQIPPSNLFAAFLLVNAQEEKRVLAMGSSIQYIVEPDTLSGANGTSLLHLDAIILARRAMLKAFIHELSTVDSECSIFEKKEEGKAALKPNLRLVLYSNYSPPCIHAVDDAATKKLSYVTPTNLTCVPDDVLTYEQIKETKSLRVHCTADKLFKWNTLGIQGALLSNVLHPIFIDNIFFGSEAPVSDESLSYALQGRLGPNENEREIIVESMPVQMRMHMGISHLWHRGVDSVETLDYNTGRTSKGSPSRVCKAEIFEAYRKLNGVDQAVVNYAKAKEMASEYQYEKKVFYEKVGVLFSSFLRLLLHNINFQLEAAGLGKWQTKPAELVDSFTLAAFD from the exons ATGGATCAAAATCCTAACTACAACTTCGGTTATGGACAGGCCTATGGCTCTGGCACTGATCACACCAGCGATTCC accAATAATTACAACTGGGCAAGTCAATGGAGCCAACCAGAGTCCGCTGCCTCGCTGGCTACCCACACG ttcccaCAATATGTCAGccaacaacagcagcagcagcaacaacagGCTCAACAACAAGCTCAGAATACTTATGCAGCCATGAACCCAATTTCAACATTCATGCAACAACAACAGAGAGCACAAACCTTCCCACAGAag CAAAATAAGCCCAAGGGTCCAGCTGCTCCCAAAAAGTTTGATTCGACTGGGAAAAGCCCAGCGATGTTGCTTCATGAGCTGTTCAAGGATGTTTCTGAAGA gTACACTGAGGTTGAGGGCGTTCCGAAAAAGTATTGCTGCACATTGAAAGTAAACGGACGCACTTTTCAAATGGAATCAGTCAACAAGAAAGCAGCGAAACAAAAATGTTCGGAACTTGTTGTTCGCGATCTTCGTCCGGATGTTCATGTAACACCATTTGAAGAAGGTGTAGCAGCAAAAGCAGCGGCTCCAGTGAAAAAGGAAATCGATGCCGCTTCTGGAAATGGGCAGAACAACAAGAGAAAT GCTGATGCTATTTCAAATCAACCGACACCGAAAAAGGTCTCCGCTGTTAAGAAAGCAAag TTGACACCTGTTGAATCTGCGCTTTCGTTGCTAGATctaatgcaaaaaataattgctgAGTCTGCCGAGAAGTATTCACCAGTTTTCGAAGCTTCGGAGGTTCCAAAAGATCCAGAGATTCCCGAAGTCGAagtcaaaaaagaagaagtggATACAAATGGAGAAAACGTTGCCAATGAAAAGAAGAGTGGTTGGCGCAAAAATGAGACCATGCATAATGTCACTTTGAAATTCGTGGAGCAAAATAAACAATATACAAAGATGGGACCAAGTCGTGGAGTTTTGAAAGATATGGTCATTCGTGAAGCTCTTCGTGACTTGTTCAACGTGTCACATGCCGACATCACCACTGTTGCCCGTAGACATGCAAGTAATCGTCTTGGACACGATACGACAATCCTTCAATGTCTCAATACcatttgctcaattttaaattgcacTCTTACTATTGAATGTGAGCCAGCAGAAGACAGACCACTTGGTATCGGAAGAGCATATTTCATGGCAAAATGCACAATTATTGATCACAATG agaatgatttgaaatttgaagtcaAGTCCTCATCACTCGCTTCCAAAGCAATGGCCAAAGACTGGGTCGCGCAAGAAAcactaaaaaactattttgcaATAGATCCATCTTCCTGTGTGAAAACAGATGCTGTCAGCAGTCAGGGACCGTGTGCTCTTCTCCACGCGATGCTCAACAAGCAGACGAAACAGAAGTGCAAGATTGCCTATGAATTCAAGGACAATGTACCTCCAGTTGCTGGACAGGCTACAACGACATTCTA ttgtgaATGCGTAATCGATGAAACCGATCGGTACATTGGCGTTGGTCGTTCGAAAAAACTGGCTAAAAGTGAAGCGGCAATGCAAGCTCTGAagaagcttttcaaaattgactATGATCCAGCCGGCAACTATCCACTTGCATTGACAAGTCGTGCTATGACCGAGTCAAAGGTTTCTCCATTATGCAGACATATCGCAGAATTTTGTAAGAGAGAATACCACCAGATGACTGAATACTATCAAATACCTCCCAGCAATTTGTTTGCTGc TTTCCTATTGGTCAATGCTCAAGAAGAGAAGCGTGTTCTTGCAATGGGTTCATCTATACAATATATAGTCGAACCAGATACTCTCAGTGGAGCCAATGGAACATCTCTACTTCATTTGGATGCTATTATTCTTGCCCGCAGAGCAATGTTGAAGGCATTTATCCATGAACTTAGCACCGTTGATTCAGaatgttcaattttcgagaaaaaggAAGAGGGAAAAGCTGCCTTAAAGCCGAATCTCCGGCTTGTTCTCTATTCCAACTACTCGCCACCATGCATTCATGCAGTCGATGATGCTGCAACTAAGAAGTTGTCATATGTAAC GCCAACAAATCTGACATGTGTACCAGACGATGTGCTTACCTACGAACAAATTAAGGAAACGAAGTCCCTTCGAGTTCATTGCACTGCGGATAAACTATTCAAATGGAACACTTTGGGAATTCAAGGCGCTCTCCTCTCCAATGTTCttcatccaattttcattgataACATCTTCTTCGGCTCAGAAGCTCCAGTCTCTGATGAATCACTCAGTTATGCTTTGCAAGGACGCCTTGGACCAAACGAAAATGAACGAGAGATCATTGTGGAGAGTATGCCTGTGCAAATGAGAATGCATATGGGCATATCTCATCTCTGGCACCGTGGAGTGGATTCTGTTGAAACTCTGGATTACAATACTGGACGCACTTCAAAGGGATCCCCATCGCGAGTTTGTAAAGCTGAAATCTTTGAGGCGTATCGTAAATTGAACGGAGTCGACCAGGCCGTTGTGAATTATGCGAAGGCGAAAGAGATGGCGTCTGAATACCAGTATGAGAAGAAAGTGTTCTATGAAAAGGTTggtgttttattttcttcttttcttcgtcttcttcttcataatattaattttcagctcgagGCTGCGGGACTCGGAAAATGGCAAACAAAACCAGCTGAGCTTGTTGACTCCTTCACTCTTGCTGCTTTCGATTAA
- the adr-1 gene encoding A-to-I RNA editing regulator adr-1 (Confirmed by transcript evidence), protein MDQNPNYNFGYGQAYGSGTDHTSDSTNNYNWASQWSQPESAASLATHTFPQYVSQQQQQQQQQAQQQAQNTYAAMNPISTFMQQQQRAQTFPQKVYLFLI, encoded by the exons ATGGATCAAAATCCTAACTACAACTTCGGTTATGGACAGGCCTATGGCTCTGGCACTGATCACACCAGCGATTCC accAATAATTACAACTGGGCAAGTCAATGGAGCCAACCAGAGTCCGCTGCCTCGCTGGCTACCCACACG ttcccaCAATATGTCAGccaacaacagcagcagcagcaacaacagGCTCAACAACAAGCTCAGAATACTTATGCAGCCATGAACCCAATTTCAACATTCATGCAACAACAACAGAGAGCACAAACCTTCCCACAGAaggtatatttatttttaatttaa